gagcacgcacacgctcatacaTGGCACAATTACATATAGTTTATCTTTTGTAGACTATAAGTGTCAGATTGTGTCTGAAGTTCTTACCGTTACTTTTACACTATCTTCGTGGCGTATTTCGCATTTCACTTCATTATACAGACATTAAGGTCAGGGAAAGATGTGCGATATTATCCGTTTCACACCAGTTAAGGTACACCTATTTCCGGACGAACAAATGTACGCTAAGGAAAcctttaagaagaaaaaaaaaacttgtaattGATGTTTTCCCATAGAGCACCCCCCTTCCCTCAAACCCACCCTTCAggtggaaaaaaatctttaaaagattttttgtcttttgtggGACAACATCAGAAGGGTTTGTCTAGTCGAGCCAATCAGGTCCCTCCCCTGCCATAGATCGCAGCTATAATACATAGCAGTAAAGGCAGACTCTTCGCACAAGCGTCTGTAGCCTGCCTAGCATTTGATTCAGaacctttttgtcttttttcacgCTGCAACGACCAGACTCCGATGTGTTCCGTTATCAACGACCAGAAGCTGTCATTTCCGCACCTGCCACGGTAGGGATCGGTGGATAGTAAAAGAACCAGAAGAGAGGCAAGGGCATTGGAAGCGGGGAAGCGAGAGCtagcgagcgagagagacgaGCGAGATCCAGAGACTACCAGCGATATATACATAAAGCTTTGAAGTAATTAGATTCGATGGACGAAATGCTGCTGTTAACAAGAATTGTGCTGGTAGGCTTCGTCTGCTTGTCCTTCGTGTCCTCTGGGTTGGCTTGTGGACCAGGCAGAGGCTACGGAAGGAGAAGACACCCGAAGAAACTGACACCTTTAGCTTACAAGCAGTTCATTCCCAACGTTGCCGAGAAGACCCTTGGGGCCAGCGGCAGATATGAAGGCAAGATCACTAGGAACTCTGAGAGATTTAAGGAACTGACTCCTAATTACAATCCTGACATTATCTTTAAGGATGAAGAGAACACTGGCGCGGACAGGCTTATGACACAGGTAGAGTGCAAACCCCTTTAGTCATCGGTACTGCAAATAGGCTACAAATGAAAACTGCCGTTTCGGAAACGAATTGTGCGTCAAAATTATGGGTAATAATATTCAGctgaaaaaactattttaaaagtattagcTTTTCAAACTTCAATATGCCTGGGGTGTCGTTTAATTCCTTCTTGGTGTGTGTATTAGGTTTAAATCCCCAAGGCAACACTTATCAAACGGGGAATAAATGCCTCCAAGAAAATTCAGGAAGGCGGGacgcatttattattataatggcAGGTGACCTGAAATCTTCGTGTTCTATAGGCTGCATTCCATATGTATCTTCAAGTCTGTATGTATCTCTGTTAGGTTATGTTACATGCACATcacatgcatttgtatgtgtgtgtgtacgatcAATTATACATACTCCTGTCATATATATTTAAGAGACGCTATCTAAATTTAGAAGACACTTATGCTTCAATCAAAATATATGTCAATCATATGACAGCTAAATATAACCAGAAATTGAACTACCAGTCTCGTGCATACGTCTTTGGCTTGGGTTAAGCATTGTGCGCAAattgtaatgcatttgtttcttaGTTGTGTTCACCAGTGCataaaaatattgacatttctTTAAGGCTGTTCTATACATTATTGCTGCTTAATATCAGCGCTGAACTACCAATTGGAACCATATTAAACGAGAACTTTTTTCTTTCGGTGTTCTGCATTTGCAAGACGATTTAGGGGAGTTGCATAATAGGCATCCTAGCCTACATCAAATACGGTGAATTTGGTTTGCTCCTTGGGAAACGATTCTATGATATATGTGCTGGAACAGACTTCATCTACATGACCCGGTTGCATTGCTGAGTTCACATTAAATATGGGTCAGAAATGATCATTCCAGATATCGTTTCGCATCTTTACTGATTTTAAAAGACTATCGATTTGGGTTCTTTGTTTGACCAAGAAGCAATTACTGCTAAAGTGTTGGTTCGTCtgattactttttcaaatgaatgttcattaggaatttaatttaatacaggCACCCGTAAAAATCACAGGTCCTGAGTAGAGTGATGAGGCGCGCACCGACTTCCCTGAAACAAACTGAGGCATGGGctccaattaaatatttatcctATAAGAGAGCGTGCAGTCCAGACATAATTCTGTAACACACGCTCATCACCAATGCCttcataatatttcatttaatatacGGGCTAAAGCGGGAGTGATTGTCCTCCATTCCATCGTTGAGAGTCAGCTAAGTCATTTAGCCCTCTGTCGTTGCAACTGAAAGCCGCAGGACAGTGATCTGCACCAAGTCAGACACATCTTGCATTTTCAGCTCCACTTACTCCTCTTTTATCGATCGGAACGGCTAGGatttcagtttgtattttatataaccAATGGCAACCAGAAAGCGCCGGCTCCAGCAAGCTTCTTTTTATAGCCATTATTCTAACCTTTAAACTCCGTTCGTAAAATGGGTACAGACAATTTCCACGATAAGATGTTCAGTGTTGTAGAAAGCTTAGcggcattacatttattttcatccgAAGACACATTTCCCTTGCATTGCTTTTAAGAAAGGCTATAGTACAAGACAAGCACTTCCCTGGGAATATGTTGCTTCTACTCGGCTTGCCACTCAGCAGCATTAGCTGGGAGCATTTGAACTTATGACCCTTTTGTCAATTTCTCTTGAATATAAGAAACGCAAGCAAATTCAGATAATTTAATGTTCAACCTTTCTGTGGGAACTAATATGTGTATTAGTCAATGTTCATCTGTTCTGGCATATTGCCATTAACCTATGCTACTTGGCACCAAAAGCGATTGACAGCACATTGTGATTGATGAAGACGTCCGAACAGAAAGGTGATGCATAAAGTCATAATTACGAAAACCTGTGATAGGCTATAACGCACATGTCCTGCTTTTACCACTCCATTCGCGTAGGATATTCAGTGTAGCCTCGGTTGTCAAATCAGAGCTCTTGCGGTCTCTGAACGCATGCAGGTGCATTCAAAAAAGTTAGCCGATAAAAAGATGTTTTGCGGAATAGAaaggtagcctatatttttGTACAAACTGATACCCTGTGGGACCTTTTCAAAAGATGAAACCTAGGTTTGGTGTGGTTTCCACAAATGTAAATCATATAGCAGTTAAAGTGGTTACGGCTGTAAAGCGGAACACCCGTAGGGTGTGCACCGTGGACTCGGGGGATCGCGTTGAACAGGCAACCTTTCAACTACAAAGACACCTTGTACACTATGAAACTAGCAGGATCgcattaaatgcatgttttcgTGCGCAACTCTAGGCTTAGGGTTCACCCCAAACGAAAAATACCgaagtaaaaaattaaaacacgaAATGTTTCCTGAAAATATGGCAAATGATGCGGATTTTAGAAGGGCCGGCGGGTTGTTTACACTGACAGGTACCTGATAAGTGTTTCCTTTAACCAATTCATTTGTGAAGAGATTAAGAGCTGGCAGCAAGGGCTTGTTGAACAACTTTGTCTGAACACAAAGCGCTAGCGGAGGGAGTCCTGCTGGGCTTCACGGTGACTGAACAGAATTTGGCTTGATTTGCGGCACACGACccaatgaattaataaatagtTTGGGCTTCACGGCTTTTGACTCTGGCAATCCCACTCAGAATGTGAGGGAAGAAGTTTTGGCATGGCCCCTTTCCCTTCCGCGTGCTACAAGTGCTTAGTATAATCGGTGTATGCTTTTGATCTCAATGTTTCGTGGTGTTTTAGCAGGTCTAGTTTGTGCACACATGCCTCAGGTTCCGTGAAAAAcgcaatttttatattttttagtctttaaatgaaaatatgttttgtggaGAACGCAGGAACACAAATTCAAATGGAAAAAGTGGCGTTTATCTGTTTTTTCAGCGGCTGAGCCCATgggaataattatttaatggttGGGGGTGCCCGTGAAACGAGGCGCGTTAAGCAATCCCGTCACGTCCCTCAAACTTGTACTGCAAGAATAAAGAAAGTTTCCTTCTCCTTCTGGGAGCAGTGAAAGGGTCTTTGTGATGTTCTATTTGACATATCGGTAAAGTGTTAGGCAGAGTTGTCTTGGAGAAGGCCAAGCATCTCAGCTAAGGGTCTCGGGAAAGGTTAGAGACTGCAATACCCTAATTATTGGCCGCAGATTTTATAGTTGGTAGTTGTTAAACCTGGTTTCCTTACATTCAGACCTCAATAAATTATCTCACCAGAACATAAACCCGTTAAATCCCAATTACATTAACATGCACGTCTTTGATTTCAATTGTGTTGCCTATGTGCTTTAGAGTTATATTTATTGAAACGCACATTTCGCGACGCTAAATGggtttccatttgtttttccttttgtgttttacGAACGATAACGGCTCGCACATTTCCAAGCCTCAGATCTATACGTTTTAGGTCAGTCAAGCAGCTGAAAATGTCTTATCAATTTTTAATTGCCGGCTTCTCTATCCtgggtttgttgtttttaatactTGGCTTGATCTTCACGCAGGGTGTGCTAATTGTTATGCCAAGTCCATAAGAAGAGATGCACCATTGCGCAGAAATGTTATATGGCGAGGTAGTCAACGACGAGGAAAAATAGATTTGAACTTAAAATGGAATTCGATTTTCAGCCTTTTTCTTAACTATGGCTAATTCCGAACGGAATCTTGAGGCCCAGTGGGTTCATTGCAAATATCTAAAACGTTAAGCACTTTACTGAGTGATTTGTAAAACTAAAGCTTCTAAGGGCCAAGAAATCCATTTGGGAAAAAACGTCTCACTGCCACGTGACGTTCCTTAAATCCCCTGGGTTAAAAGTGTTGGTTTCTAACTTGACAGATATGGTTAGTCATATATTGATGGATTGCTCTTACACTTGAGAGCTTTGATTTGACAAGACAATACACACTTTTCCCCACTGGGCATGTTATTCactgttttgcttttaaatCAAAGTAAAATTCTGTTGATTGTTGATGGTGCAGAATGCAGgtctgtttatatatatatatatatgtggctGATGTAATTAtatacattaattttaaatactCTGTGCGGCAATATGTTTGCAGTTCCTCTTCTTCGTCCAGTCAGCCGTAAAACGCAATTGAGGAAGTAGGCGAAATTGTCGATATGAGCTGAACCAGaacactggccacttcattaagATTAAGAATGAGTGCAAATGGTATAAACGCTAATATTAATCTCGTGGATGGGTCTAAttaaattctctttttttcagagaTGTAAGGACAAGCTGAATTCATTGGCAATTTCAGTCATGAACCAGTGGCCAGGAGTTAAACTGCGGGTGACAGAAGGCTGGGACGAGGATGGACACCATTTCGAAGAGTCTTTACACTACGAGGGAAGGGCCGTGGACATCACTacctcagacagagacaaaagCAAATATGGCACGCTGTCGAGGCTTGCGGTGGAGGCTGGATTCGATTGGGTCTATTATGAATCTAaagctcatattcattgttctgTCAAAGCAGGTGAGGTTAACAAACGGTTACGATAACGCACAAATGACCACTCATGTGACACTGTACACCCTGTTTTACGACAATGTTTaaaacaataacacattttGTCATCTCAATTATGCATTTCCCCATCAGGAAACGTGAATTGATTACCAATCAATACTCCAAAATACACAACGGTTGTAGTTATTTCAAAACCAATAATACGAAATGGTTCATTCAGAGCGGTAACCCACTTTACATAATTGTTGAACCCACAACATCTCGTGATTTCTTTCTGATATCTATTAAGCtatgaataatgtattttagaAAATGGTAATAAGTGGTCTTGGTTGAATAGACTAAGAGGCACATTTTGCTGCTACGGACCGTCCATGTTGCAACTCTGAATCCCcgaatgaaataatttattaactCAAAATATTACTCCTGTGTATTAATAGAAAACTTGTTTAAAAGAGGCAATAGCGATCAAAggtgaacattttattttcagatatgcTGAACACTGTCATATTCGTATGAAGAGTAAGACATATGAAAAGCCTATAACAAAGCGTATTTCACGTACAATTTCACAGTCCCTTTCAAGTAATAAGTTAGTCTCATTTTAATGCCCCCAATGAACAGTTCGACGCGAAACAGCTCAGTATGCTATACTGTACACATGTGTACTACCTGAATACGGTTTGAAATTCGTGTTGAAGCcgttttataaattaatttttatgtgGTTTAACTGTTTTTGCCTGCGATGGgctacatattttcatattttaatcaaTACCCACAGGCCTACGCATGTAGGCCACGTAGTCCACGTAGCTCATATGTATTAGGAAAGAAGAAAGTAAGAAATACCAGTTTTGTTATTCAAGAAATGTCTGTTAATTTGTTAGGCTACCGGCGAattcattatttcttttataGTTCTCAATATATAGTCTGCGCTACGCATTTGTGACAAGCATATAAATTGTTACAACTTGGACACGTTGTGGATGTTTGCCATacacagaatattttatgaTCTTATATCGCCCCACACTGTCGCAGCAACGGAACCACTGGCATTGCTTTTAAAGGGGAACGCGCTTTAAAGAAATTGTCAAGTGGAGTATAAATTTGGCCTGCTGTCAGTTAAATCTCTCCGAAAACAACTATTCTTCCAAATATGAACGACCCCAAATCGACAAACAAGTAAATTACATCATAGTATTGCatattaaatcttttttttttatttatttttttttttttaaccgtcgATAAATGTATTGTAGGTTTTTCAAGAAATGCAAAACACTAGATACATTTTGAGTATGCGACTTTATATCAGTCCTCGCATTCCTCGAATGTAGGATAAATTACGCCGTCAGAAACATTGGAACACAAATTATGAAACTGCAAGTGTTGTCTTCAGGCAGACACCTCCATTCGGTCCTCTAGTTTAACGCTGACAACTCAAAAAGCACAAATTAAGATGTACATTATTTGGTGATGCAGAAAAAACATCAGCtcagtaataaaaacacaatcaaaagGTTGTGTATTTCCGATGGCTTCATCCTTACCATTTATTCCCTATCCTACTGTTTGCATTTTCAACACACCAACTGAATATAATCCTTCAACACGCGTATTGTATTAAACAAGAGTGGCAAATCTGCTagttaaaattcaaaacacacttTTTGAGATCATATTTAGTCTGTGTCATTCAGGGTCGTGTGACTGTACCGCATGGATTTGGACCGCGCAATGTTGGATTCGGTCGGCTAAAGCTGGTTTTCAGTTGTCACAACCTTAATTCATGCCGCAGAATCTTATGAGAAGATTAAATGCTAAAATTCCGAGCAGGAAGATTCCATTCTCTCGATCTCTGTTTGCTGAAAGTGTGATCCTAGAGATTGGAATGCAAAGAAGACTTCTCCCAAGGCCTGAATTATTGTCATCAGGATAGACAACAGAGAAGGCAgcggtggtaaaaaaaaaaaaaaaaaagaaagaaaaaaaagggggcatTGGTGTTGGGCGACTTCGAACATTTAGAGCTCtgccttcatttaaaattcaaatacacATCTTGAGTGCCTTGGAAAAGTGGCTCCGCTGCGCAAATAGTGTTTGCAATGCCCTGGTTtttgagagtatgtgtgtgaattgGCACATAGGGGTTTCTGCACCTGAGCAAATATAGGAGAGAAGCTGGGAAAAGCGTAAGTGTCCTTTTCCAGGAGTATGGCCATCTACAAGCTGAATTAGAATGACAATGTCTGCTCTTTATTGGTTTTTAATTAGAGGAACCGGGCTGAGGCCTTCCAGCAGCGGTGTTCACATCTCACGCTATTCAGAAGCCTGATTTTTGTTACGGGAGAATTGCTTTTTTCATACTTTCCACGATTTTATACAGATAATCATTAAATTATTGTAGATTAACAAATAGCCTGCATGTGTATAAGCTTTATTATCTATTATTATAAATTGACAGTGTATTTAAAATTACAGTTTGAAATCTCCATAACTAGAAAACAACTTTTACCTAATGTTGTTTGGCTTTATTCAGAGACTCGAACAAGTGGTCGAAAAGTGGACTTTGAACTTCTTGTTAAGGAGTTTATCGTGGCTCGTGGGAAGACGTTTAGTTTctctctacatttttttttttaaataagcaaaaCTGAACACAAAGAGTATGcatgatttttaatttattttaaattgctgattttaaattgcacaatttttataatttttttttttgttttaacagaaAACTCTGTTGCTGCTAAATCTGGAGGCTGCTTCCCAGGGTCGGCTTCAGTTACCCTCAAAGATGGAAGTAGGAAACTGGTCAAAGATCTTAAAGCTGGCGACAAGGTGCTGGCCGCGGACGGTGAAGGAAAGCTCACATATAGTGACTTCGTTATGTTCGTGGACCAAGACTTAGAATCACGAAGAGTGTTTTATGTCATTGAAACGAAAGAACCGCTCAAGAAGATCATCCTTACCGCTGCGCATCTTCTCTTTGTTGAGAATAACGCAACGGATAACTTCGATACTATGACCGCAATATTTGCCAGCAACGTCAAGCCTGGACAGAAGATATTCGTGGTAGATGATACACACAACCAACTGAAGTCTGTCACAGTGGAAAGGATTTATATGGAAGAACACTACGGCTCATTTGCTCCAGTCACCGCTCAAGGAACCATTGTGGTTGATCAGATACTCGCATCCTGCTACGCAGTAATAGAAGACCACAAGTTGGCGCACTGGGCCTTCGCACCTGTCAGGCTAAGCTACGGACTGACGTCATTATTATTTCCGAAAGCTTATTCAGTGTCGAACAGCACCTTTCAGGAAAACGGTGTCCATTGGTACTCCAAGATTTTATATCAAATAGGAACATGGGTTCTGGACAGCCACTCTCTTCATCCACTGGGGATGTCAATAAACTCAAGTTGAAACGTCTAACAGCAATGCGAAATAAGACTTATGTAGGATAATAAATGAAAGTAGAGATAAAGACAGAGGCCCCGGAGGAGATGggatatttatttcattgacaTTTACATGTGTCCTTTTCAAAGAATAAATGGACCTGCAAGAGCCTTAAAACTTttctttgaataatttattctCATGTGAACTCTCGCTGGTACCACGCGAATGGATTCTAATACTGTGTGACCAGTCAATTGTGCAGAAtctatttttgtattatatcaCGAGTTAAccgcaaagaaaaaaaagagaaatgtaaaAAGAGAAAACCTCTTGACAGTTTGTAATGttctgtgcatatgtgcatcTGACTGTTATATTTTGGGGGATAAACATACTTCTTGGGGGtccataaattatatttttatacacagaaTTGTAAATTAGATTTTGACAGATCGTTACTTACGGAATCACATTTCGTTATTTGAAATAGTGTAAGATAcgagaatatattttaatttaaatagttACAAAAAGTCTTGGAAATCttgtattgttttgtgtttgttaagatttttattcttttgtgaACTGTTTGGTTATGGCTAATTTGCTAAAGCGGGGAAGATTCCATATTCTGCCTCGTGTCCAcactacttttttttgtttcttttattttctctttcgttttctgtttttatttggaaaaaaaaattaaatgcacattCTGACAGTTTCGTAATATGATATAGTAGTACAGAACAAGAtgtttcattaataaattaataagtaaCTGCTGTAAAtttactaaaatgtattttttttcatattttgtaataGGAAAATAgttttatagaaataaaatgcGGCAGATGCACAGTTTGGATAGTAGCTATATGATACATAAGGTAACCGTACCAGTTAACTTTCATAACAGGGCGAGATGTCATAAAGAAATGTTTAgagtttattatttatatgtttacTACGAAATGAGataaagaaaatattcaaaCTTTCATCTGTTACATGTTTTTGCTTTCCATAAATACaccaagaataaaaatgaatggtaTTATCTCCTGCAGCTTTACCCAGTAGATAAGggtcaaataataatatttgtgtcTACAAATACTAACACCAGTAATTGCTTATTTGCAAGTAAACAGGACACCAATGGTATTTTAATCAGTTCCtaaaaagcttttatttattttttgtttttttttgctttttggaacTACATTGATGTCAGTATTTTGAAAGGTTTATGTAAACCTACTCAGCCCTCATGCTTTAAAAAGTATCCCTTTGGAGTGTTTTGACTTATCAATGTATGCATAATAGTTTTAGAAGTGCATTGCATTGAAGTTGTTTGTAAACTGGTGAAGCACAAGGTCAGAAATCAAGAAGTCAGTATGTCCCTGCGGAGAAATTGGCTTATGCCTCAgacaaggagaagagaaagtAGTCATTTACACGTGAGCCCACGTAAGACGTGAAGCTTATTCATAAAAGACTTGAGTCTGGAACTGAGGGTTCTCCAAAGCTTTGAACTGCCTGAAGCCTGCCTGAGAAAAGTAAAGACTCAATGTTAAATTTAA
This is a stretch of genomic DNA from Anguilla rostrata isolate EN2019 chromosome 4, ASM1855537v3, whole genome shotgun sequence. It encodes these proteins:
- the shha gene encoding sonic hedgehog protein gives rise to the protein MDEMLLLTRIVLVGFVCLSFVSSGLACGPGRGYGRRRHPKKLTPLAYKQFIPNVAEKTLGASGRYEGKITRNSERFKELTPNYNPDIIFKDEENTGADRLMTQRCKDKLNSLAISVMNQWPGVKLRVTEGWDEDGHHFEESLHYEGRAVDITTSDRDKSKYGTLSRLAVEAGFDWVYYESKAHIHCSVKAENSVAAKSGGCFPGSASVTLKDGSRKLVKDLKAGDKVLAADGEGKLTYSDFVMFVDQDLESRRVFYVIETKEPLKKIILTAAHLLFVENNATDNFDTMTAIFASNVKPGQKIFVVDDTHNQLKSVTVERIYMEEHYGSFAPVTAQGTIVVDQILASCYAVIEDHKLAHWAFAPVRLSYGLTSLLFPKAYSVSNSTFQENGVHWYSKILYQIGTWVLDSHSLHPLGMSINSS